The following proteins are encoded in a genomic region of Sorangiineae bacterium MSr12523:
- a CDS encoding SRPBCC family protein, whose product MSVVHSTFSLERQYKAAPARVFAAFANPETKRRWFVEGEGWRVNEYAGDFRVGGVETSRFTFAGSKEKGAPPAGTPIANDTVYQDIVPNERIVFAYTMTVGDKRISASLATVEIVPSGTGTKLTYTEQGAYFDGSDDPRMRQEGWTQLFASLERELDRA is encoded by the coding sequence ATGTCCGTCGTGCACAGCACCTTCAGCCTCGAGCGTCAGTACAAAGCGGCACCTGCCCGCGTCTTTGCCGCCTTCGCCAACCCTGAGACCAAACGGCGCTGGTTCGTGGAGGGCGAAGGGTGGCGCGTCAACGAATACGCCGGCGACTTCCGCGTGGGCGGCGTCGAAACCTCGCGATTTACCTTCGCGGGCAGCAAGGAAAAGGGCGCACCGCCCGCGGGCACGCCCATCGCCAACGATACCGTCTACCAGGACATCGTGCCCAATGAGCGCATCGTCTTCGCGTACACCATGACGGTGGGCGACAAGCGCATCTCCGCCTCCCTCGCCACCGTGGAAATCGTCCCATCGGGCACGGGCACGAAACTCACGTATACGGAACAGGGCGCCTACTTCGACGGCTCCGACGATCCGCGCATGCGCCAGGAAGGCTGGACACAACTCTTCGCCAGCCTCGAGCGCGAGCTGGATAGAGCGTAA
- a CDS encoding metalloregulator ArsR/SmtB family transcription factor, translating into MLKQQAVDRVFYALADPTRRALVERLSRSPASASDLVKRLEITLAAVVQHLQVLEESGIIRTEKVGRVRTCRLEPGGLRLAEQWISERRSLWERRLDRLGDILDEEDLEPSNKGRKG; encoded by the coding sequence ATGCTTAAGCAACAGGCCGTCGACCGTGTCTTTTACGCCTTGGCCGATCCTACGCGGCGCGCGTTGGTGGAGAGGTTGAGTCGTTCGCCGGCCTCGGCGAGCGATCTCGTCAAACGGCTGGAGATCACTTTGGCCGCGGTCGTCCAGCACCTGCAGGTGCTCGAGGAAAGCGGCATCATTCGTACGGAGAAGGTCGGCCGCGTGCGCACGTGCCGGCTCGAACCGGGCGGGCTACGGCTCGCCGAGCAATGGATTTCAGAGCGCCGATCGCTTTGGGAACGCCGGCTCGATCGCCTCGGCGACATTCTCGACGAGGAAGACCTCGAGCCTTCGAACAAAGGAAGAAAGGGGTAA